One window from the genome of Deinococcus sp. NW-56 encodes:
- a CDS encoding branched-chain amino acid ABC transporter permease codes for MTAVHSVSPRRVTPDRTGLLLLIFLVTSALLLVSHNRDLLGTLGSLGTLLQNPIVEAIVVSLFLANVLFAYLWRAAPWAKALVGLGSLLLILPWAGQEDTSLLDLSIQIMIFAALALGLNIVVGLAGLLDLGYVAFFAVGAYTWGIFASPRFAEILRYYGENPGATNAGTLALGLFLTAVTAASMVAINRHHRRVPPTRASSWSFGLASLGLVAGLILTARALLVLNAFRAEGLATGIDPNFFWLFLALSILAAAIVGVLIGLPVLRLKGDYLAIITLGLGEVIRVLANNLDLYSAGSQGITPIKSASVGWFDTLAARLGFAEDQYGLLFLYALSLLMVALILIVNVRLDRSRIGRAWIAIRDDEVAAQAMGVPLVQTKLIAFATGASFAGVMGMIFAAKQTFVSPESFNLFQSIGVLSMVILGGMGSFPGVILGAAVVTLLNLRILPGLGEATAGLSWIPQQANPGQLQRLIFGAILVAMMLLRPEGLLPSRRRTLELHHEDNQEDDSAKGTGPALTSGGGDVYSPGLETRREDEPAGGSK; via the coding sequence GACGGCGGTACATTCCGTCTCGCCCCGGCGGGTCACCCCCGACCGCACTGGGCTGCTGCTCCTGATTTTTCTGGTGACGAGTGCGCTGCTGCTCGTCTCGCACAACCGGGACCTGCTGGGCACCCTGGGGAGCCTGGGGACGCTGCTGCAAAACCCCATCGTGGAAGCGATCGTCGTGTCGCTCTTCCTGGCGAACGTGCTGTTCGCGTACCTGTGGCGGGCCGCGCCGTGGGCCAAGGCGCTGGTCGGGCTGGGGAGCCTGCTGCTGATCCTGCCGTGGGCCGGGCAGGAGGACACCTCGCTGCTCGACCTGAGCATCCAGATCATGATCTTCGCGGCGCTCGCCCTGGGATTGAACATCGTGGTGGGCCTCGCGGGCCTGCTGGACCTGGGGTACGTGGCCTTTTTCGCGGTGGGGGCCTACACCTGGGGCATCTTTGCGAGTCCCCGCTTTGCAGAGATCCTGCGCTACTACGGTGAGAACCCCGGCGCGACGAACGCCGGAACCCTGGCATTGGGCCTGTTCCTGACGGCGGTCACGGCGGCGAGCATGGTGGCGATCAACCGGCACCACCGCCGGGTGCCCCCCACCCGCGCCTCGTCGTGGAGCTTCGGGCTGGCGAGCCTGGGGCTGGTCGCGGGCCTGATCCTGACCGCCCGCGCCCTGCTGGTCCTCAACGCCTTCCGGGCCGAGGGGCTGGCGACCGGCATCGATCCGAATTTCTTCTGGCTGTTCCTCGCGCTGAGCATCCTGGCGGCCGCCATCGTGGGCGTGCTGATCGGCCTGCCCGTGCTGCGGCTCAAGGGCGATTACCTCGCCATCATCACGCTGGGGCTGGGCGAGGTCATCCGGGTGCTGGCGAACAACCTCGACCTGTACTCGGCGGGATCGCAGGGCATCACGCCCATCAAGAGCGCGTCGGTGGGCTGGTTCGACACGCTGGCCGCGCGGCTGGGCTTCGCGGAGGACCAGTACGGCCTGCTGTTCCTGTATGCGCTCTCGCTGCTGATGGTGGCGCTGATCCTGATCGTGAACGTGCGGCTCGACCGCTCGCGCATCGGCCGGGCCTGGATCGCCATCCGTGACGACGAGGTCGCGGCGCAGGCGATGGGCGTGCCGCTGGTGCAGACCAAGCTGATCGCCTTTGCGACGGGGGCCTCCTTTGCGGGCGTGATGGGCATGATCTTCGCGGCCAAGCAGACCTTCGTTTCTCCCGAGAGCTTCAACCTGTTCCAGTCCATCGGCGTGCTGAGCATGGTGATTCTGGGCGGCATGGGATCGTTCCCCGGCGTGATTCTGGGAGCGGCGGTGGTGACGCTGCTCAACCTCCGCATCCTGCCTGGCCTGGGCGAGGCGACGGCGGGCCTGAGCTGGATTCCGCAGCAGGCCAATCCGGGGCAACTCCAGCGCCTGATTTTCGGGGCGATTCTGGTCGCCATGATGCTGCTGCGCCCGGAAGGCCTGCTGCCCAGCCGCCGCCGCACGCTGGAGCTGCACCACGAGGACAATCAGGAAGACGACAGCGCCAAGGGCACCGGCCCGGCCCTCACGAGCGGCGGGGGCGACGTGTACAGCCCCGGTCTGGAAACGCGCCGGGAAGACGAACCCGCAGGAGGGTCCAAGTGA
- a CDS encoding ABC transporter ATP-binding protein yields the protein MTAYQGSTPLILDVQHLTKTFGGLTAVNDVTFGVPQGGIISVIGPNGAGKTTFFNLITGIYAPDRGTIRLAGRDLVGLRPDQVAAAGIARTFQNIRLFSSMTAEENIMVGRHSRLKASFLDAVLHTRGFHDAEREARETARIMLDFVGLGRWRGELATNLPYGDQRKLEIARALATTPKLILLDEPAAGMNPRETEDLKALIRAIRDDLGVTVVLIEHDMRLVMTLSENITVLDYGTKISEGLPHQVRNDPAVMEAYLGRGAAAGDYGKEAR from the coding sequence GTGACGGCCTACCAGGGGAGTACGCCCCTCATTCTCGACGTGCAACACCTCACCAAGACCTTCGGTGGGCTGACGGCCGTCAACGACGTGACCTTCGGCGTGCCGCAGGGCGGGATCATCTCGGTGATCGGGCCGAACGGAGCGGGCAAGACGACCTTCTTCAACCTGATTACCGGCATCTACGCGCCCGACCGGGGCACCATCCGGCTGGCCGGGCGCGACCTCGTGGGGCTGCGGCCCGATCAGGTGGCGGCGGCCGGGATCGCCCGCACCTTCCAGAACATCCGCCTGTTTTCCTCCATGACCGCCGAGGAAAACATCATGGTGGGGCGGCACAGCCGCCTGAAGGCCAGCTTTCTGGACGCTGTGCTGCACACGCGCGGCTTTCACGACGCCGAGCGCGAAGCCCGCGAGACGGCGCGGATCATGCTCGACTTCGTGGGGCTGGGGCGGTGGCGGGGTGAACTGGCGACGAACCTCCCCTACGGCGACCAGCGCAAGCTGGAGATCGCCCGCGCCCTGGCGACCACGCCGAAGCTGATCCTGCTGGACGAACCGGCGGCGGGCATGAACCCGCGCGAGACCGAGGACCTCAAGGCCCTGATCCGCGCCATCCGCGACGACCTCGGCGTGACGGTGGTGCTGATCGAACACGACATGCGGCTGGTGATGACCCTGTCCGAGAACATCACGGTGCTGGACTACGGCACCAAGATCAGCGAGGGCCTGCCCCATCAGGTTCGCAACGACCCCGCCGTGATGGAAGCCTACCTGGGGCGCGGCGCGGCGGCCGGGGACTACGGCAAGGAGGCCAGATGA
- a CDS encoding ABC transporter ATP-binding protein, whose product MTAATTAGETGAAPLLELRGVHTYYGQIHALKGLDMTVKEGEIVALIGGNGAGKTTTLRTVSGMMKARAGQVIYAGQDVTGVPAHTLLGRGMSHVPEGRRIFPQLTVRENLEVGAYSVTDRGLIEQRIQEGFALFPRLKERENQLGGTMSGGEQQMLAIARALMVNPKLLLLDEPSMGLSPLFVEAIFDIVQMLNRERGTTILLVEQNASMALGIAHHGYVLQTGEIRLSRAAAELARDETVRKAYLGDE is encoded by the coding sequence ATGACCGCAGCGACGACCGCGGGCGAGACGGGCGCGGCTCCGCTGCTGGAGCTGCGCGGGGTGCACACCTACTACGGCCAGATTCACGCCCTCAAGGGGCTGGACATGACCGTGAAGGAGGGCGAGATCGTTGCCCTGATCGGCGGCAACGGGGCGGGCAAGACGACCACCCTGCGGACGGTCAGCGGGATGATGAAGGCGCGGGCCGGGCAGGTGATCTACGCCGGGCAGGACGTGACCGGCGTGCCCGCCCACACCCTGCTGGGCCGGGGCATGAGCCACGTCCCGGAAGGCCGCCGCATCTTTCCGCAGCTCACGGTGCGCGAGAATCTGGAGGTGGGCGCCTACTCGGTCACCGACCGGGGGCTGATCGAGCAGCGCATTCAGGAAGGCTTCGCGCTGTTTCCGCGCCTGAAGGAGCGCGAGAACCAGCTCGGCGGGACCATGTCGGGCGGCGAGCAGCAGATGCTGGCGATTGCCCGCGCCCTGATGGTCAACCCCAAACTGCTGCTGCTGGACGAACCCAGCATGGGGCTGTCGCCCCTGTTCGTGGAAGCGATCTTCGACATTGTGCAGATGCTCAACCGCGAGCGCGGCACCACCATCCTGCTCGTCGAGCAGAACGCGAGCATGGCGCTGGGGATCGCCCACCACGGCTACGTCCTCCAGACGGGCGAGATTCGCCTCAGCCGCGCGGCGGCCGAACTCGCCCGCGACGAGACGGTGCGCAAGGCTTATCTGGGCGACGAGTAG
- a CDS encoding lipocalin family protein, which yields MRLSHLGAAALLPALLSACLPAPQAFDPARLPEPTDLGAKNAPMEWWYVSGYLPESGLAFHWAQFKVNYRGIPYHAGHVAVTDLRTGQLNFYENGAQQARFGFPPLRVEQGEWRLRQEGAAYTLRAGPLNLTLTPRKGPVVHPPGYSGTPEVGRLYYQSITRLDVAGTVLVPGAGARTATGRAWLDHQWGDQQPGAQARWDWFGLHLSDGSDLMLYRVRNAAGQVVQVAASRVDAAGVAREVPGVTMTPGRTWRSPSGRDYVLTWQVTAPDLTLTLEPVRDEQELLSRNTSVAYWEGPVRGSGMLAGQPITAEGMGEFVGGLLTRAEGGRFVPSGR from the coding sequence ATGCGACTCTCCCACCTCGGCGCGGCGGCCTTGCTCCCGGCCCTCCTCTCGGCGTGCCTGCCTGCCCCGCAGGCTTTTGACCCAGCGCGGTTGCCCGAACCCACCGACCTCGGCGCGAAGAATGCACCGATGGAATGGTGGTACGTCTCGGGCTACCTGCCGGAGTCGGGGCTGGCCTTTCACTGGGCGCAGTTCAAGGTGAACTACCGGGGCATTCCGTACCACGCCGGGCACGTGGCGGTGACCGACCTGCGGACCGGGCAGCTCAACTTCTACGAGAACGGGGCGCAGCAGGCCCGCTTCGGCTTTCCGCCCCTGCGGGTCGAGCAGGGCGAGTGGCGGCTGCGGCAGGAGGGGGCCGCTTATACCCTGCGGGCCGGGCCGCTGAACCTCACGCTCACACCGCGCAAGGGGCCGGTGGTGCATCCGCCGGGGTACTCGGGCACGCCGGAGGTCGGGCGGCTGTACTACCAGAGCATCACCCGGCTGGACGTGGCGGGGACGGTGCTGGTGCCGGGGGCCGGGGCGCGGACGGCGACCGGGCGGGCGTGGCTCGACCACCAGTGGGGCGACCAACAGCCCGGCGCCCAGGCCCGCTGGGACTGGTTCGGGCTGCACCTCTCGGACGGCTCGGACCTGATGCTCTACCGGGTGCGGAATGCGGCGGGCCAGGTGGTGCAGGTCGCCGCCTCGCGGGTGGACGCGGCAGGAGTGGCGCGGGAGGTGCCGGGGGTCACGATGACGCCGGGCCGCACCTGGCGCAGCCCCAGCGGGCGCGATTACGTGCTGACGTGGCAGGTCACCGCGCCGGACCTCACCCTGACCCTGGAACCCGTGCGCGACGAGCAGGAACTCCTCTCGCGCAACACCTCGGTCGCCTACTGGGAGGGGCCGGTGCGTGGGTCGGGGATGCTCGCGGGGCAGCCCATCACCGCCGAAGGAATGGGGGAGTTCGTGGGCGGCCTACTGACGCGGGCCGAGGGTGGGCGCTTCGTGCCGTCCGGGCGATAA